The following DNA comes from Quercus robur chromosome 1, dhQueRobu3.1, whole genome shotgun sequence.
TTCAAGAGCTTTTGCGGCATCCTGAAGAACCACAGGCAAATGCATTAACTCAAAGACTTATGAAGGTTGTTGAAGAGGTGAAGTTCTTCCCAAGATATGCCCACCATGTAGCTACAAGTGATCATGTTGGAGATGTCTTGAAGAGAATCTATATGCTCCCCGAAGAACGAGTTCATATTATTCTCAATGGTGTAGATGAGGAGATTTTCAAGCCAGATGTTACCAAGGGAAGGGAATTTAAGCAAAAGTATGGCATTCCAGACTCTAAGTCATTGGTTTTGGGGATGGCTGGGAGATTAGTAAAGGACAAAGGACACCCACTTATGTTCGAAGCTCTAAGGGAAATGTTTAAGGAAAATGATACATTTCGGGAAACCAGTGTTGTTCTTGTTGCTGGGGATGGTCCTTGGGCTGTTAGATACAGAGATCTTGGGGCAAATGTGCTAGTCATGGGGCCACTGGAACAAGCTCAACTAGCAACGTTTTATAATGCCATTGATATTTTCATAAACCCAACTCTTCGAGCTCAGGGATTAGATCATACTCTGTTAGAAGCAATGATTTCTGGTAAGCCGGTATTGGCAACAAGGCTGGCCAGCATTACAGGGTCGGTGATTGTTGGTACCGAAATGGGCTATACATTTTCACCAACTGTAACTTCATTAAAAACTGCCCTCTATCAAGTTTGGGTTGATGGCAAGGGAGTTCTGGAGAAGAAAGGCCAGGTTGCTTGGCAGAGAGGTTTGGAGTTGTTCACAGCCACAAAGATGGCTGCTGCATATGAGAAGCTATTCCTTTGCATATCAAATGACGGGAACAACAAGGACAATTATTGTCAATACTACTCTCCATTCAAATGAAATGGTGACTTGATCCTCATAACcaattttgaaagagagaatggAGCAACAATTGTATGAAGTCACTTTGCTTTGTTTGCATTATTCTATTTGGGAAAAGTTGGGGAGGAGGAAGGGGAAGGGGAAGGGGTATATCACAAAGATATGGATGGTCCAAAGAAGTTTGTGTATTGACTTTATAAAGTTTAACTGTGGTTGTGAGACTGCATTGTTAAGAGGGAGCAAAGCCAGGTAATCAGGAAATCTATGTCAAAAGGGGAGAGGGTTGTGATGAGGGACTTGTGCATTAGTAGCTTTAAGATGATAATGATGGAAGTCTAACAGATGAGGCTTTATGTGAAGAAGGTGAGGCAGAACCTAAGCTTTGACTTGTTGTATAGTTATGTTTTTCCAGACTTTCTAGTACTAATTAAATCCGAAGGAAGCTGTGACCATTCCTAAACATTCAAGGTGCCAAGTAACTGGGTTATTACTCGTTTTTGTGGAGGTAAGCAtgcttattttaattttattccttctctttgtcatttcaatttttcattactttgttttgaaattacaGTATAAAATATAATGCctctaaagaaagaaaattgaaaatctcaGGCTTTGGATACTACATATAAGGTTCATATTTTCATGGAAGCTACTATGTCAAACTGTAAGTTCATTATTCAAGCTTGCCAGTAGTGAGTGTGATTATATGCATCTTCATCATATGCCCTACGACAAACCAGTGGAATATGCAAgttctcttctctttttagAAGTAGGTTTTTAATAGGTTCCACAAAAAGTAAAACGATGTTTATGTTTGCAGAACTTGATAGTGAAGAGCCAGTTAAtgagaaatttcaaattataggGAATGTTTAGTCTGCTGTGAAGTACTTGCTATTCAAGTATAACACTTATTAATGTTGGAATGATCCCTAGCAGCCAATAACCTTTAGGTGAAACGACATTTCTTAATGTTTCCAACAAAgatgttcaaaattttgaatcctATCTCCTCCACTTAAAAAtgtgtccaaaaaaaaaagttttgatgaTCCTATTGAAAAAGGAACATAACTTTTTAAATAGAATATTAGATTATGTTCCTACTTTAACTctcctcaatatatatatttcaatacgCAATCATAGAAAAAGGTCGTACCTAATGTGAAAAACTCTCACCCCACTTTAGGGGGGGTCCGAGAGAGGTAATTGTTAGATAATCTAGCCctccaaatttttatatttttattttttggaaatgatGATTCCTGACTTGAACCTACTACCTATAGCTTTTGGTGGATGACATTTGCCATCATACAAAAGACCCGGCCTCTTTCAATACACGATCATcacaacataaaataaataaaaccttacTAACATATCTCAAACTACTTGACGCCCTTCTATCCATCTATTATATCAATTACAGGTTTAAAAAGAGCACATAACATTGTTCGACCGCATATGAAAACTTAGCCCAAGAGAGAACCTGGACAACTTTTATAGAATCTATCAACCATCTGTTCTGGTTCTCCATTGAAACAGATATGATGTGATAGTCACCACAAAGGCTTTGTACAATTAAACTGAGAGAGCAGCCATAACTAGTCGCTTATAAGCTTTGTCTACAGGctacttatttattttgcaAATCTGCCATGCTTATTACAAAGGCTCCGTGAATTCCTGCATAGAAAACAGAAATACAACTTAAGTTAAAACACTGCAAATCAGATTAAAGAATTATAATGAGAGCTTTGGTAAAGCCTCAACTCAAAAAGTTGACTGATATTTTCATGAAAGTATGTATGCACAAACAAGTATCattcttaaataattttaaagtcCCCTCCCTTTCTTGTACACCCTCTTTTTACtctcatctttttattttacccAGTCCCCACAAGAAGCcaaaaggaaaaggaggaaaGTGGGGGGGGAGAGGAGAAGAGCATTCACAAACTGTTTAAAGAGATTGATTTgccttttggttttggttttgtcagTATGCATTTTCTTGCATTGCAAAATTCAAAGCGACTTCTTTAGATAAACTGATTACTTGAAGATTGTGTGGAGATAGATGCGAATGCAACCAATTAGCCACTTTGTTCATTTTAATTCCAGAGATCAGATATTCCACCACAATAAGTTACAGTGCTTTAGTTGAAGCACATAATATGGCATATAGAGTCCCAGTATAAACACTATTAGTTCTAGCAGCAAACTGAAAAAAAACAAGGCCTAAAATTTTGAGCCAAGCACAAACTAGAGGTGAAtgttaaagagagagaaacttaaTAGTTTGTTGTCCCCTTGTGACCACTGTATGTGCTATACTTTGTCACTTATATATAGGAAATGTtatatacaataaaaataaaaaatatcagtCTATTTCCTACCATATAGATGTTTCCATTTACGTACCTTGAAAATAGATGGAAATTTCATATGCCTAGGAAGGCGAGGCCCTAATAATAAAGTGAACCTACAGAAAGGAAAATCAGCAAGTTAGGAAGACATCAGTATAGTCTACAACCATAACTTTGCTGATTTTCAAACAAATCTTCATTAATAACAGGAATACCTTGCCACCAATTTCCTCGAGATGCACTGTTTGCATTGTTTCCATTCAGATCATCTTCTCCCCCATCTGCCTTGAACTAATTCATCACAAAGTTACGAACACAATTAGTTTCACATAATACTGATCAGGCTGACACTATCACAGTATCATACTTTACCAATTATCAACTAATCAAGACTCACTAGAGGGAATGATTCAGAGTTTTGGGTACTCGGGTACTGGGAGTAGACGTCTTGCCCACCATAATAAAGAGATGAACTTAGATGACAAGGTTCCACTCTTTGTTCCGGGAAAACTGAACCCCTGTCATTGTTGGGTATGCTACAGCGTGCAACCTTGCTATTCATAGCTGCATAATTTGAGCAAAATACGAAGTTCTAAGACAATATTCTCCAAACAATAGCTTTACTTACTTTAAGGTACTCATAATTTCATTACTTGGAGACGATAATTCTAGAGATAACAGGGAGCATAACCTAGATGTTCGCAAAATGTGAAAATGCATCCTTATTTCTCTCACTTAGTAAATGAAGATTCTAAGAATTTTGGCTCTAGAAATAGGTAGGAGAAGTGCTaagcaaataaactaaatatatttttgtttgattcgCCCAAGAAGCAAATACAGGAAGCTAAGTGTCAAGTGACAATCTTTTGCTTAtcaactgagagagagagagagaaaaagagagagcatGAAACAACAGGCATTGTCAAAGAATAACTTTACTCTGAAATAAGGTCCCATATATTCTTGAAATGGTGAAAGAAGAATGGACGAACAGAAGAGACTAAAGAGCCCTGATCATGAACCTGAAGTTTCTTGTTTCATGTTCCATGTGTGATTTTCTGAATTTGGTTTCTGCCAAGATCCCATTACCTCAGTGCCTGAGTTCTTCCCAGCCACCTGAAATCCACAAAAAGAAAGAGTTCAGACGTTCACACGCAGAAATCCCAGGAGATGTCTTCCAGTGAAGAACATGCTGGACATTGCATTACTCAACTCCTTCATACCGTTTGATCCTCGCTGCACCAATCCTCTTTGCTATTATACTTTTACCTTGCTTCATCGTGAGTTTTAAGAGCAAACAGAGTATACATTGATTCCACTGTCTCTTTAAAGCTAAATCATAAGAAA
Coding sequences within:
- the LOC126728525 gene encoding uncharacterized protein LOC126728525; the protein is MFTSMANSHNTFMSFRSLCCIIFILSVFSFISFLYWCHYSGPCYFRYQIMEQKQNQAIDLLTFPSAWNHLHFPSAPPPKLLKIALFVKKWPHRSQAGGLERHALTLHLALAKRGHELHIFTTFPSNTSFPRYPISNLYFHLSKATAAGYLDQASVWKLFQTQNSTGRPFDMIHTESVGLLHTRSRNVTNLAVTWHGIAYETIHSDIIQELLRHPEEPQANALTQRLMKVVEEVKFFPRYAHHVATSDHVGDVLKRIYMLPEERVHIILNGVDEEIFKPDVTKGREFKQKYGIPDSKSLVLGMAGRLVKDKGHPLMFEALREMFKENDTFRETSVVLVAGDGPWAVRYRDLGANVLVMGPLEQAQLATFYNAIDIFINPTLRAQGLDHTLLEAMISGKPVLATRLASITGSVIVGTEMGYTFSPTVTSLKTALYQVWVDGKGVLEKKGQVAWQRGLELFTATKMAAAYEKLFLCISNDGNNKDNYCQYYSPFK
- the LOC126728541 gene encoding uncharacterized protein LOC126728541 isoform X2; amino-acid sequence: MESKKQEYSPSSLTADLFGTKELPPSPSAGTFASIFPPPSMVAGKNSGTEVMGSWQKPNSENHTWNMKQETSAMNSKVARCSIPNNDRGSVFPEQRVEPCHLSSSLYYGGQDVYSQYPSTQNSESFPLFKADGGEDDLNGNNANSASRGNWWQGSLYY
- the LOC126728541 gene encoding uncharacterized protein LOC126728541 isoform X1 translates to MCGCGTNQERLQKNISYDLALKRQWNQCILCLLLKLTMKQGKSIIAKRIGAARIKRYEGVAGKNSGTEVMGSWQKPNSENHTWNMKQETSAMNSKVARCSIPNNDRGSVFPEQRVEPCHLSSSLYYGGQDVYSQYPSTQNSESFPLFKADGGEDDLNGNNANSASRGNWWQGSLYY